Proteins encoded within one genomic window of Gracilimonas sp.:
- the trmD gene encoding tRNA (guanosine(37)-N1)-methyltransferase TrmD, with protein sequence MRIDIISAVPALLESPLNHSIVKRAIDKKLVEIHVHDLRDYTEDKHNKIDNYPYGGEPGMVLTPQPIFSCIEQLQSERDYDELIFTAPDGEVFKQSHANQLSLKKNIVILCGHYKGVDQRVRDELITKEFSIGDYVLSGGEIPALAITDAVVRLVPGVLGDAESALNDSFQDNLLEAPVYTRPAEFKGLKVPDVLLSGNHQKVADWKHEQSVKRTKERRKDLYKKFKKEH encoded by the coding sequence ATGAGGATTGACATCATTTCCGCTGTTCCCGCTTTATTAGAAAGCCCGCTGAATCACAGTATTGTAAAGCGCGCTATTGATAAAAAGTTGGTTGAAATTCATGTCCACGATCTTCGGGACTATACCGAAGACAAGCATAATAAAATAGATAATTATCCATACGGCGGTGAGCCCGGCATGGTATTGACTCCGCAACCCATTTTCAGTTGCATCGAGCAATTACAATCCGAGCGCGATTACGACGAACTGATTTTTACGGCACCCGATGGTGAAGTTTTTAAACAATCGCATGCAAACCAGCTGTCACTGAAAAAAAACATTGTCATTTTATGTGGCCATTATAAAGGCGTCGATCAGCGAGTTAGAGATGAACTCATCACCAAAGAATTTTCCATTGGTGATTATGTGCTTTCGGGCGGAGAAATTCCGGCACTTGCAATTACTGATGCCGTTGTCCGCCTTGTTCCCGGTGTGTTGGGAGATGCAGAAAGCGCATTAAATGATTCATTTCAAGACAACCTGCTGGAAGCCCCTGTTTACACGCGTCCAGCAGAATTCAAAGGGTTAAAGGTTCCGGATGTATTGCTTTCAGGAAACCACCAAAAAGTGGCGGATTGGAAACATGAACAATCCGTAAAGAGAACCAAAGAACGAAGAAAAGATTTGTACAAAAAATTTAAGAAAGAACATTAA
- the rplS gene encoding 50S ribosomal protein L19 — protein sequence MDKLKLVEQSLINEEIPLFTAGDTVNVHYRVREGEKERIQQYEGIVLSERGSGPNKTFTVRKISSNVGVERVFPLNSPFIAKIEVKKKGKVRRSKLFYLRDLRGKAARIQEKGEKK from the coding sequence ATGGATAAGCTAAAACTTGTAGAGCAAAGCCTAATAAATGAGGAAATTCCTCTGTTTACTGCCGGCGATACGGTAAATGTACACTATCGTGTACGTGAGGGTGAAAAAGAACGTATTCAGCAGTATGAAGGCATCGTACTTTCTGAGCGTGGAAGTGGCCCAAATAAAACTTTTACTGTTCGTAAGATCAGCAGCAACGTTGGTGTTGAGCGTGTTTTCCCTTTGAACTCTCCTTTTATTGCAAAAATTGAAGTGAAGAAAAAAGGAAAAGTAAGACGTTCAAAACTTTTCTACCTGAGAGATCTTCGTGGAAAAGCAGCTCGTATTCAGGAAAAAGGAGAAAAAAAGTAA